CACTCTTCTCATAAACTACTATTCCTTCCGCTAAAAATGTTGCATATTGGTCCACTATGTTTTTACTAAATTATAATTATAGAGTACAATCATTCATGACATTATTGTAaaattatttttctacaaatatCATTTGTATATTTAGAAACCTAATATTTTAAAACCATTGGTACTCATAATTCTAGTTTCAAATGCATGACCTTTTCCAAGACGTCTGTGACCGGAGAGGGTACAAATATCACGAGTAAGAAAAGTACAGATCGTGTCAAGTACACTAACATCAGGGCAACTCTTTTAAGggagaattatctatttggcacGGAAATAATTCAGTCTTTTATATTTGGCactaaaaattttgaactttcttTTCTGGCACCAAGTTGAAATTTTCTTCCATAAATAACACTACCGTCTATTTTCACCGATAACGATGTTAAGTGGTTTGCAAAATGACGTAAGTGCCCTTGTTTGTAGTAGGCGTTTGGAGCACGCACGCACGCTGCTGCTACTTCTGCAcgcatgttgctgctgctgcacaaAGGTAGCTTGCTGCGTTCATCATGACCTTGGACTCGTCGAAGCTGAGCACGTCGTCGCCGTCGAAGTAGTAAGCCAGCTCACTCTCGCCGCTGGTGGTCGACTCCGGGGAGGAGACGTCGCTGGTGGGCGAGTTGCTACTCCACGCCGAGGTGGTGTCGCCGTCATCGTCGCTGCAGGCACTGCCATTATTCTGTGTGCAGGTCGCTAGTGCCGCAGCAGGTGTTGGCCAagtgcggccatggcggccacgcgcTGGATGGCCTTAGGCGACATGGCTGTGGGGGGCAGGTCGAACGGGAGGCGGAGCAGGAAGTTGAGATCCAGCGCGTCCGCCGATTCCTTGAGGCAGAGCAGCGTAGCGTCGTAGGCGCGCGCCGCGGCCTCGGTGGGAGAGTGGGAGCCGAGCCATATCCGCTGCTGGCGGCGAGCCCGGGGCGTGCGGAGAAGCCACAGCTGGCGGCGCCGGATCCGAGGAACGACCGCTAGGCGAGGTCCTGTCCTTGCCAGTGAGCTTGACGCTCTAGTAGTAGAGCCCGCCGGCCTTCGCGTGCAGGCGCGTCATGAGCTGCGTGAACTCGGCGGCGTCAAGGAGCCCGTCGCCGTCCGCGGCCGCCGACGCCACCAGCACATCCGACGCCATTAGTACACGTCAAGTAGCAGCAGCGTGCGTGTGTGCCCTCGTCCAGGCCCTCTTTCCCCTCGATGGCGCCGTCAACCACGACGGCCACCACCTCCCGCTGTTCATCGTCCTGGTCACCGAACTCACCGACGGCGTCTTCCTCGGCTTCGCGTACAACCACACGCTCTCCGACGGCACTGCCTTATGGAGATTCATCAACGTATGGGCGGGCATCGCACGCGACAGCCTCTCTGCCTCCCCCTCGGCCTCGGGGCCGGAGGAGCACAAGCACGCTCTAGCTCCGCCGCCCTTGCTGGAGCGCTGGTCCCCCGACGGCCTGACACCGCCGACGCCGCCGGTTGTGCTCCCGTTCCTTGACCTCACAGGGCGCATCGAGAGGCTGCCCCCACGCCGCTGTGCGAGCGCATGCTGCAGTTCTCGGCCCACACGCTGGAGGTGCTCAAGGACCAGGCGCGGGAGGAGCTCCTGGCGGTTGAGGACGCGCCCAGCGCGGCAGCCATCACCAAGTTCCAGGCGCTCAGCTCGCTGGTGTGGCGTTGTGTCACCGACGCGCGCCGCCTGCCGCCTGACCAAACAACCATTTCCCGTGTCGCCATCAACAATCGCACGCGCCTCCGCCCGCAAGAAGCCACTGCCACCGGCTGGCGAGGCTGCCGTGCCACCTCCGCCACATCGTGTGTTGGCCGGAGGGCCGCGTCGCCTCCACCATTGCGCGGGCTGGTCGGAGCTCCGACCCGCGAACCCGCCCACCACCGCAACTGCGCTGCGGCCTGGCTCCACACGGGGACGAAGCTCGTGGGATCTTGGGCCTGGCCAAATTGCACGTGTGAGTAACAGAGGGGTATATTGGACGTACGAAAACCAAACTGACGAGTTCGAACCAGTCAACTAATAGATGGATGGTAAAAATAGACGAAAGTACCATTTATGgaaggaaatttcaacttgatgccagataagaaagttcaaaatttttaATGCCAAATATGAAAGACCAGTTTGTTTTAgtgccaaatagataattctccCCTCTTTTAATGTCTGTACAATCATGGCTATTCATCCC
This DNA window, taken from Miscanthus floridulus cultivar M001 chromosome 13, ASM1932011v1, whole genome shotgun sequence, encodes the following:
- the LOC136499874 gene encoding putative calcium-binding protein CML19, giving the protein MASDVLVASAAADGDGLLDAAEFTQLMTRLHAKNNGSACSDDDGDTTSAWSSNSPTSDVSSPESTTSGESELAYYFDGDDVLSFDESKVMMNAASYLCAAAATCVQK